A part of Aegilops tauschii subsp. strangulata cultivar AL8/78 chromosome 2, Aet v6.0, whole genome shotgun sequence genomic DNA contains:
- the LOC109768091 gene encoding probable cinnamyl alcohol dehydrogenase 6 — protein MEVTLNHTQEVSGWAAMDESGKMVPFNFRRRENGVDDVTIKVLYCGMCHTDLHFAKNHWGITTYPVVPGHEITGVVTKVGANVSGFRPGDRVGVGCLACSCLDCEQCDISQENYCDKMGLTYNSVYWDGSITYGGYSSMYVAHKRFVVRVPDSLPLDAAAPLLCAGITVYTPMKKHGMLRAAGRRLGVVGLGGLGHIAVKFGKAFGLHVTVISTSPAKEQEARENLKADDFIISTDDKQMQAMARKLDYVIDTVPAAHSLGPILELLKVGGALALVAAPDGPLELPSFPLIFGNKTISGSITGGMNDHQEMMDLCGEHNITCDIEIVSNDGINNALARLARNDVRYRFVIDIVGGDSRF, from the exons ATGGAGGTTACCCTCAACCACACGCAGGAGGTAAGCGGGTGGGCGGCCATGGACGAGTCCGGCAAGATGGTGCCCTTCAACTTCAGGCGTCGGGAGAACGGCGTGGACGACGTGACCATCAAGGTGCTCTACTGCGGCATGTGCCACACAGACCTCCACTTCGCCAAGAACCACTGGGGCATCACCACGTACCCGGTGGTGCCCGGCCACGAGATCACCGGCGTGGTCACCAAGGTGGGCGCCAACGTGTCGGGGTTCAGGCCCGGCGACCGCGTCGGCGTGGGGTGCCTGGCCTGCTCGTGCCTGGACTGCGAGCAATGCGACATCTCCCAAGAGAACTACTGCGACAAGATGGGGCTCACCTACAACAGCGTCTACTGGGACGGCAGCATCACCTACGGCGGCTACTCCAGCATGTACGTCGCGCACAAGCGGTTCGTGGTGCGCGTCCCGGACAGCCTGCCGCTGGACGCGGCGGCGCCGCTGCTGTGCGCGGGGATCACCGTGTACACCCCGATGAAGAAGCACGGGATGCTGCGGGCCGCCGGCAGGAGGCTCGGGGTGGTGGGGCTGGGCGGGCTGGGCCACATCGCCGTCAAGTTCGGCAAGGCGTTCGGGCTGCACGTCACGGTCATCAGCACGTCGCCGGCCAAGGAGCAGGAGGCCAGGGAGAACCTCAAGGCCGACGACTTCATCATCAGCACCGACGACAAGCAGATGCAG GCTATGGCGAGGAAGCTTGACTACGTGATCGACACAGTCCCGGCGGCGCACTCGCTGGGACCAATCCTGGAGCTGCTCAAGGTGGGCGGCGCACTCGCCCTTGTCGCCGCTCCGGACGGGCCCCTCGAACTCCCTTCCTTCCCGCTTATTTTCG GGAACAAGACGATCAGTGGGAGCATAACGGGCGGGATGAATGACCATCAGGAGATGATGGACCTGTGCGGGGAGCACAACATCACCTGCGACATCGAGATCGTCTCCAACGACGGGATCAACAACGCGTTAGCCAGGCTTGCGCGCAACGATGTCCGCTACCGTTTCGTCATCGACATTGTGGGGGGTGACTCCAGGTTCTAG